The genomic interval CATCTACGACCCCGAAGGCCGCAGACCTGACTACTGGGGCTGGACCGAGGCCTTCCATGCCGCCGGTTTCCGATCGGGCGATCTGGCGCAGATGACCTTCAGCTACCATTTGACCCCGGCAGGCCTGATGCTCGAAGAGCCCCTGCGTGCCCTGGGCTGCGCCGTGATTCCGGCCGGGCCCGGAAATTCATCAGCGCAGCTTCAGCTCATGCAGGAACTGCCTGTTACAGCCTTTGTTGGCATGACCAGCTTTCTCAAAATCCTAGGCGAAAAAGCCAGGGACAAGGGGCTGGACCCGAAAAAGGATTTCGGACTGCGGGTCGGCTTCGTGGCCGCAGAACGCCTGCCCGAGAGCCTGCGCACGGAAGTGCAGGACATGTTCGGCATGATCATTCGCCAGGGCTACGGAACGGCCGACGTAGGCTGCATCGCCTACGAATGCCCGGAGCTTGGAGGCATGCATCTCTCAAACCGCTGTTTTGTCGAGATCTGCGATCCGGCCACGGGTCGGCCAGTGTCCCCAGGAGAGATGGGAGAGGTGGTGGTCACGCCATTCGCACCGGAGTACCCCCTGATCCGCCTGGCCACCGGAGACCTGTCGCGCCTTGATGACGCCGACTGCCCCTGCGGCCGCACAACGCCAAGGCTGCAAGGAATTCTCGGACGAGTGGACGACACGGCCAAGGTCCGCGGACAGTTCATCTATACCGCGCAGGTCGCGCAGGCCATGAGCCGCTTCCCGCAGATCCTGCGCCATCAGGTGGTGGTGAGCAACGAAGACGGCAAGGAAACCCTGACCCTGCGCATCGAAACCAACGGTCCGGCGGACCATGGAGCCATCGGCGGAGCCTTTCAGGAAGTGATCAAGCTGCGGCCGGCCGTTGTCACCCTCGGACTGGGGGAAACCATCCCCGAAGGGGCTCCGGCTCTTGTTGACGAACGCACATACGACTAGGGAACAGACATGACAAAATTTCCCTCCTATCCTGTCCTGCTCGTCGATGATGAGGACACGTGGTTGCGGTCCTTTTCCCTGGCGCTCAAATCCCACGGAATCGACAACATCATCTGTTGCAACGACAGCACCAAGGTTCCCGAAATCCTGTCCAAGACCGAGATCGAGGTCATGGCCGTGGATCTGGCCATGCCCGGAATGTCCGGGCAGGACCTCATTGGCACCGTGTCCGCGACCAATCCGGACATTCCCATCCTGGTCATCACCGGCATGAGCCAAGTGGAGACGGCGGTGCAATGCATCAAGCGCGGCGCCTTCGACTTCTTCGTCAAGACCAACGACAAGAGCAGCCTTGTCTCCGGCATCAGGCACGCCATCGAAATCCGCGAACTCAAGCGCGAAAACAGCAGCCTGCGCACCCGCTTCCTGCAGGACACCCTGGAGCATCCGGAGACCTTTGCGCCCATCGTGACCTGCTCCAAGGCCATGCGCTCCATCTTCCAGTACATCGAGGCCATCGCCCGCAGCACCCAGCCAGTGCTCATCACCGGCGAGTCCGGGGTCGGCAAGGAGCTGGTGGCCAAGGTCATTCACGATTTGAGCGGACGGCAGGGCGATTTCGTGCCCGTCAACGTGGCCGGTCTCGATGACAACATCTTTGCCGACACCCTGTTCGGACACAAGAAGGGAGCCTTCACCGGGGCCGACAGGGCGCGTCCCGGCCTGGTTGAAAACGCCAAGGCCGGAACCCTTTTCCTGGACGAGATCGGCGACCTTCCGCAGGCCTCGCAGGTCAAGCTGCTGCGGCTGGTACAGGAACGCGAATACCTGCCCATCGGCTCCGACGTGACCCGCAAGACAGACGCCCGCATCATCGCGGCCACCAACGTGGACCCGGACGTCATGGGCGAGGCGGAACGCTTCCGGTCCGACCTGTACTACCGCCTGCGCGCCCACCACGTGCATCTGCCCCCCTTGCGCGAGCGCCGCGAGGACCTGCCCCTCCTGATTGACCATTTCATGCGTCAGGGCTGCCAGCAGCGCAAGCGCCCTGCGGTTCCGGTGGAACTCCTGAACCTGCTCTCAAGCTACGCCTTTCCGGGCAATATCCGCGAACTGCGGTTTCTGATTCTGGATGCCCTGAGCTGCTCGGGAGACGAGGAACTGAACATGGACCGCATCAAGGCGCATGTGAGCAAGCACCCCGCCGCATCGCGCAGGATTCAGCCCGGTGAAGGCACGCGCCTGCAATTCGGCCCGGAACTGCCGACCCTGAAGCATGTCTGTGCCGAACTCGTGCGCGAGGCCATGCGCCGCACCGGAAACAATCAGGCCCTGGCCGCAAGCATGCTGGGCGTGTCCAGGCAGGCGCTCAACAAGCGCCTCAACAAGCTCCGCCAGATGGAGGACTGCAAAGAGTGAGCGCCGGACGGGAAGATCTGCTGCAGAGGCTGCGTGAACTGGAACGCTCCAACCGCCAACTCTCCCGCGAGGTGCAGGACCTGCGCGCCCTGATCGACACGCCGCTCAATGTCATGCTCTTTTCCCTTGACCTCAACTACAATTACATCGCCTTCAACCAGGCCCACCGGGAATTCGTCAAACACAACTGGAACCTCGACATCCATCCCGGCATGCACGTTTTCGACATCCTGAACGAACCCGATGAACGCGCCACCTCCCGTCGCAATTTCGACCGTGTGCTGGCCGGGGAATCGTACATCCTGCGGCGCAAGTACCGTAAACCCAAGGGGGAGATCGGCTTCTACCAGAACACCTACGTGCCCTTGCAGCGTGGCGGGGAGATTCTCGGGGCCGTGGTCTTTGCCCACGACATCACCGAGTGGAGCGAACGCGAAGAGGAAGGCAAGAAATACCGCGCCATTTTTGAAAAAGCCCTGGAAGGCATCTACCGCTCCACGGCCGGAGGACGGTTCATCGAGGCCAACCGCGAGATGGCCCGCATCCTGGGTTACGACTCACCCCAGGACCTCATGTCCACGATCACCGACATCAGCCGTCAGCTATACTGCGATCCCGACGACAGGGAACTGGTCTTTTCCATTCTGCGCCAGGACGGAGTGGTCAAGGATTTCGAAACCCGCATGCGACGCAAGGACGGCAGCGAGATCTGGGTGGAGTTCAACGCCAGGATCGAGAAAGACGAAGAGGGACGCACGATCTTCATCGAGGGCAAGCTGACGGACATCACGACCCGCAAGGAGGCGGAACACAAGGCCCAGCTGCGTGGCCAGAAAATGATCCAGGCGGACAAGATGGCATCCCTTGGGGTGCTGGTGGCGGGCGTGGCCCACGAAATCAACAATCCCAACAGCTTTCTGACGCTGAATCTGCCTCTGCTACGCGACGTCTGGGCCGACGCCCTGCACGTGCTGGACGAATATCAGGAAGAACATGGGGATTTCGTGCTCGGCGGACTCGAATATTCGGAACTCAGGCAGCAGATGCCACTCCTGCTGCAGGGCATGGTGGACGGATCGGAGCGGATCAAGGACATCGTCTCAAGGCTCAAGGACTATTCACGCCAGCGTCCCGAAGGGGAACGCGAAACGACCGACGTGAACAGTGTCGTGGCCGGGGCCCTGGCCTTCGTGCGGCAGAAGCTGAAAAACGCGGCCCCGGGCTATCTGGTCAGGCTGGCTGCGGAGCCTGTGCTGGTGGAAGCCGACCTGCAGCGCCTCATCCAGGTGCTCATCAACCTGCTGGTCAACGCCTGCGAAGCCGTGCCCGCCACGGGCGGCGAGATCACGTTGCAGGTCCTGTCACGATTCGGTGAAGACAAGGCCTGGGCCGGGGTGGAAGTTCGCGACAACGGCTGCGGCATCCTCCCCCACGACCTCAAATACATCCAGGACCCGTTCTTCACCACCAAGAGGGAGCTGGGCGGAACGGGCCTTGGCCTGTCCATCTCTTCGGCCATCATGCACGACCACGGCGGCCGCCTGGAGTTCTCGTCACAGCCAGGTCAAGGCACCTGCGTCCGCATGCTCCTGCCCATGACACGTTGATTGGTGAATAGTGAATGGAAAAACATGCAAAAGCATGGGCCTGAACTTTTCTCCGTCCAGTCATCGTCCAACAATCACTCTTCACCACCTGCTAGGGTGTCTTCTCCATCGCCCGCTCCTTGACCATGGCGCTGTTCATGGCGAAGTCGACGATCCCCTCAACAAGATAGCCCAAGGCCACCAGCACAAGCAACGCAATCAGAAGCTTCATGGTCTGCCGGGGCTGCTTCCAGAACAGAAATACAACGACCGCTCCAATGCCGAGTCCGATCATCTGATTTGACATGATCCAGGCCCAGATCCCCATCATGAATGCGTGCATGCGCACCTCCGGCTATTTTTTCATGTTCACGAATTGCAGCGGCAACTCGAATCCAGACCCTCTCAGGAGCGCCATGACCTCCTGCAGATCGTCGATCTTCTTGCCGGAGACCCGCACCTGTTCGTCCTGAATGGCGGCCTGAACTTTCAGCTTGCTGTCTTTGATCATCTTGAC from Deltaproteobacteria bacterium HGW-Deltaproteobacteria-18 carries:
- a CDS encoding PAS domain-containing sensor histidine kinase, coding for MSAGREDLLQRLRELERSNRQLSREVQDLRALIDTPLNVMLFSLDLNYNYIAFNQAHREFVKHNWNLDIHPGMHVFDILNEPDERATSRRNFDRVLAGESYILRRKYRKPKGEIGFYQNTYVPLQRGGEILGAVVFAHDITEWSEREEEGKKYRAIFEKALEGIYRSTAGGRFIEANREMARILGYDSPQDLMSTITDISRQLYCDPDDRELVFSILRQDGVVKDFETRMRRKDGSEIWVEFNARIEKDEEGRTIFIEGKLTDITTRKEAEHKAQLRGQKMIQADKMASLGVLVAGVAHEINNPNSFLTLNLPLLRDVWADALHVLDEYQEEHGDFVLGGLEYSELRQQMPLLLQGMVDGSERIKDIVSRLKDYSRQRPEGERETTDVNSVVAGALAFVRQKLKNAAPGYLVRLAAEPVLVEADLQRLIQVLINLLVNACEAVPATGGEITLQVLSRFGEDKAWAGVEVRDNGCGILPHDLKYIQDPFFTTKRELGGTGLGLSISSAIMHDHGGRLEFSSQPGQGTCVRMLLPMTR
- a CDS encoding phenylacetate--CoA ligase codes for the protein MDRTKGYYHDLETESRSVRTSRQCTTILAMVKKALSFDGEFRERLAAAGIVADEIRSLDDFTSIPVLRKKHLSRLQREKGLSWFLSGAPGTLSRIYQSPGPIYDPEGRRPDYWGWTEAFHAAGFRSGDLAQMTFSYHLTPAGLMLEEPLRALGCAVIPAGPGNSSAQLQLMQELPVTAFVGMTSFLKILGEKARDKGLDPKKDFGLRVGFVAAERLPESLRTEVQDMFGMIIRQGYGTADVGCIAYECPELGGMHLSNRCFVEICDPATGRPVSPGEMGEVVVTPFAPEYPLIRLATGDLSRLDDADCPCGRTTPRLQGILGRVDDTAKVRGQFIYTAQVAQAMSRFPQILRHQVVVSNEDGKETLTLRIETNGPADHGAIGGAFQEVIKLRPAVVTLGLGETIPEGAPALVDERTYD
- a CDS encoding two-component system response regulator produces the protein MTKFPSYPVLLVDDEDTWLRSFSLALKSHGIDNIICCNDSTKVPEILSKTEIEVMAVDLAMPGMSGQDLIGTVSATNPDIPILVITGMSQVETAVQCIKRGAFDFFVKTNDKSSLVSGIRHAIEIRELKRENSSLRTRFLQDTLEHPETFAPIVTCSKAMRSIFQYIEAIARSTQPVLITGESGVGKELVAKVIHDLSGRQGDFVPVNVAGLDDNIFADTLFGHKKGAFTGADRARPGLVENAKAGTLFLDEIGDLPQASQVKLLRLVQEREYLPIGSDVTRKTDARIIAATNVDPDVMGEAERFRSDLYYRLRAHHVHLPPLRERREDLPLLIDHFMRQGCQQRKRPAVPVELLNLLSSYAFPGNIRELRFLILDALSCSGDEELNMDRIKAHVSKHPAASRRIQPGEGTRLQFGPELPTLKHVCAELVREAMRRTGNNQALAASMLGVSRQALNKRLNKLRQMEDCKE